DNA from Streptomyces luteogriseus:
CGTGGTAGCGGCGCTGCTGCGCGGGCACGCCGTCCTGGGACGGGCGGTGACCGTTGCCGTTGCCGTTGCGGGACGGCGGCAGGATCGCGTCCGCCGTGTTGACCCGGGGCAGGGCGTACGGATGCTCGTCGGCCAGCCAGCCGAGCATCTGCTCGCGGACCGCGACCCGCACCGTCCAGATGTCGTCCGCGTCCTTGGCCGTCACCAGGGCCCGTACCTGCATGGTGCTCGGGGTGCTGTCCGTGACGCAGAGGTTGTAGGCGCGCCCGTCCCAGGCCGGGCACTCCCGCAGGATGTCGCGGAGCTTCTCGCGCATCGCCTCCACGGGGGCGGAGTGGTCGACGTGCCAGAAGACGATGCCCGTCATCTGCGGGGTGCCGCGCGACCAGTTCTCGAACGGCTTGGACGTGAAGTACGACACCGGCATGGTGATGCGGCGCTCGTCCCAGGTGTGGACGGTCAGGAAGGTCAGGGTGATCTCCTCGACCGTGCCCCACTCGCCGTCCACCACCACGGTGTCCCCGATGCGGACCATGTCGCCGAAGGCGATCTGGAACCCCGCGAACATGTTGCTCAGCGTGGACTGGGCGGCGACACCGGCGACGATGCCGAGGATGCCGGCCGAGGCCAGCAGCGAGGCGCCCGCCGCCCGGAACGCCGGGAACGTCA
Protein-coding regions in this window:
- a CDS encoding mechanosensitive ion channel family protein: MENLLRPLIVVGGSVVLTLVIGWATDFLLRKADERHHETPLWGLLRRGRIPYMLVLFAALLRGSYDEADLLPSRDEAIGRTLTLVLIGSTAWLVIRIAAAIVETSYSRYASARAHRDPARVRRVRTQVTLIMRVVSAIVGVVAAATMLLTFPAFRAAGASLLASAGILGIVAGVAAQSTLSNMFAGFQIAFGDMVRIGDTVVVDGEWGTVEEITLTFLTVHTWDERRITMPVSYFTSKPFENWSRGTPQMTGIVFWHVDHSAPVEAMREKLRDILRECPAWDGRAYNLCVTDSTPSTMQVRALVTAKDADDIWTVRVAVREQMLGWLADEHPYALPRVNTADAILPPSRNGNGNGHRPSQDGVPAQQRRYHGNHSSGRPER